One Rhipicephalus microplus isolate Deutch F79 chromosome 4, USDA_Rmic, whole genome shotgun sequence genomic window carries:
- the LOC142814272 gene encoding uncharacterized protein LOC142814272 isoform X1 → MRAFIQSRDFFCCTGAQSLTRPMPRRCIFRAIADGVYDATKNRPMESFWWTCCRPCIEHAWSVSDLIQDLWSSVKFKLLLLVRVDLAAGACHLPHCASGPRILRRLVCHFGGYACPSGYGLQAWSSVILTAKILPGSPVGVAVRTGDVRARANPPDLSRTSCLGLG, encoded by the exons ATGCGCGCTTTCATACAATCACGAGATTTCTTCTGTTGCACGGGTGCTCAATCATTGACACGCCCCATGCCACGTCGGTGTATCTTCCGCGCTATCGCCGACGGTGTTTACGATGCCACCAAGAATCGTCCGATGGAGTCTTTTTGGTGGACCTGCTGCCGGCCTTGCATCGA GCACGCATGGTCAGTGTCTGACCTGATCCAAGATCTCTGGAGCAGTGTTAAG TTCAAACTTTTGCTGCTCGTGAGAGTTGATTTGGCGGCTGGAGCGTGCCACCTGCCGCACTGTGCCTCTGGTC CCCGCATTCTTCGGCGGCTTGTGTGCCATTTCGGTGGTTACGCTTGCCCCTCCGGTTACGGTCTTCAAGCTTGGTCTTCAGTGATCCTAACCGCGAAGATCTTGCCCGGATCGCCCGTGGGTGTCGCGGTTCGGACTGGAGACGTG AGGGCAAGAGCCAATCCTCCAGATCTTTCACGTACATCATGTCTTGGCCTTGGTTAA
- the LOC142814272 gene encoding uncharacterized protein LOC142814272 isoform X2: MRAFIQSRDFFCCTGAQSLTRPMPRRCIFRAIADGVYDATKNRPMESFWWTCCRPCIEHAWSVSDLIQDLWSSVKFKLLLLVRVDLAAGACHLPHCASGPVQLGVAWPTSC; encoded by the exons ATGCGCGCTTTCATACAATCACGAGATTTCTTCTGTTGCACGGGTGCTCAATCATTGACACGCCCCATGCCACGTCGGTGTATCTTCCGCGCTATCGCCGACGGTGTTTACGATGCCACCAAGAATCGTCCGATGGAGTCTTTTTGGTGGACCTGCTGCCGGCCTTGCATCGA GCACGCATGGTCAGTGTCTGACCTGATCCAAGATCTCTGGAGCAGTGTTAAG TTCAAACTTTTGCTGCTCGTGAGAGTTGATTTGGCGGCTGGAGCGTGCCACCTGCCGCACTGTGCCTCTGGTC CTGTACAACTTGGTGTCGCCTGGCCCACAAGCTGCTAA